One Micromonas commoda chromosome 5, complete sequence genomic window, GATCGTCGGCACCATGGGCGACCTGGACTCGTACCAGCTCCCCGATGCAAAGGGCTACACCGCGCTCATGCGCCATCTGCTCAAGGTTAAGGACGAGGAGAGACAGCAACGCAGGGAGGAGgtgctggcgacgacggagaaggATTTCAAGAAGTttggcgaggtgctcgaggcgACCAGGGCTCCGGAGGCGAGGGTGTGCGCCGTGGtgtcgccggacgcggccaaggcggcgatgaaggagAGACCCGACCTCGACTTCAAGGTCACCTCCGTCATGTGATCGCGGTCATCGAAACTCCAACGCCCGCGCACGCTTTTGCTTTTAACAATTCAACTCTCGTTCATCAACGGCGCCGATGCGCATAATCTAATCTCACTTGCATCCGAGAATCGCCTTCCCGTAATCATCCACCGTCGGGTTCTCGCACACCCTCTGCGCGTCCGAGCTGCTCAGCAGCGCGCCTTCCCAGTTTGCCCCCCCCAACTTTGCCCACTCCCCGCCCTTCCCCTTACCGAATCGAGCATTGGTGAGTATGGCGTTGTCGAAATCGACGTTCGTCAAATCAGACCCGCCGAAGTTCACCTCGTAAGCGTTGACGCTCCTCATGTCGGCACCGGTAAAGATCGCGTCCTGCCCCTTCGCCCTGCTCatctccgcgccgacgagcgtgGCGTTGGAGAAGTTGGCGCCGGTGGCTATCACCCCGCTCAGAATCTTCCCCGACAGGTCCTGTCCCGAGTAGTCACATCCTCCGAGGTCCAACACAGCTTCGGGCAACGCCCCTGTGCCCACCTCCAGGGAGAACTTGGCGCGCGTGTCCTTGAACAGGTCTAAAGCCTCGAGGGTACACCCACCGGGCATATCGATCACGGGGGGAGGCTTCTggccagcctccgccgcagccggtCCGCACGAGGTCAGCGTCAGCGCGCCCGCCACCATCGCCCCAGCGAGCCTTTGCGTTATCCAGTAGACTCCATTGTCGTCGGTCTGAGACGACGCTGCGGCGGACACCGGGGCGGTGACTCGACGATGAACACGCCCGACGTCCAAAGAACGCGTGGGGGATGCGAGTGAGTGGGTTTTGGAGAGCGTGGCGACGTGCATCGCGCCTGTGACGCTGCGCAGCGGGACCGGAGACGGTAGGTGTCCGACCGCTGACCTGAGGTTGGTTGATTTTTACGGACGAATTTAAACTTGTTAGGGGCAGCGctccgcgcgacggggcgtcAAACGCCACCGCCCCACCTTCGTGCAACGATGGCCAAGACCGTCAAGAGcgacgccaagaaggccgccaagaaggccgccgccgagcaccaGAAGAAGCTCGAGGCCACCGTCAAGGCTGCGTACGATGTCgaccccgccaccgcgctcgcgccgttccTCGCCAGGCCCTTCTCCAAGaacggcatcgacgccgtcgcggccccGTCCACGGTAAAGCAGCTCAGCGCAGACGACAAGAAGTGGATATGgaagctcctcgagggcAACATGCGCCCGGTgttcggcgaggaggtctGGAAGGCACGCGAGGGCAAGGACAAGAAGAACGAGatggtcgacgacgacgctcgaTACATCATCGTTCGAAGCGCACCGGCCGCTGACCCGGAGAACGCGGATCCCAACGGACCGGCAGCCCCCGGCGAACCCCTCGGCTTCGTCCACTACCGCTTCgtcatcgaggaggacgtcgcggtgaTGTACGTGTACGAGCTGCAGCTGGACGCGAAGGCGACCCGCAAGGGGCTGGGGCGGTACCTCATGATGCTctgcgaggcgctcgcgaagaaggcgagcGTGTCCGGCGTGATGCTCACCGTGCAGAAGGCGAACGAGGGCGCCATCAAGTTTTACACCGGGTGCAAGTACGTCATGTCGGTCATCTCGCCGACGAAGGTTGAGCCTTGGGCCGCCGACGAGTACGACTATGAGATTTACAACAAAATTtgggacgcggacgcgttgaAGTACCTCGAGAGGAGCGCTCGCGTGCAGTGGGCCGAGAATAAGAAGATGTTCGATCAGGCGCAGATGTTCGTGATGTCCAACGAGGAGCTGAACAAGGAGTTGGGCAAGGAACTCGCAGCCGCCAAGTTGGCGGAGGCGTCTGCGTGAGACCAACCGAACGAGACCGTGTCGTGTGTATCTATGAGTACCAATCACAAGTGCCTACTTCTTGGACTTCTTCGAGGACTTCTTGTCCCCCTTGTCGTCCTTATCCTTCTTCCGTTttttctccttcttctcccccGGGGTcttggcgccctcctcgtttGCCGCCGCATCCTCGATCCCGATGTTTCGCCTGTTCATGGTGATCCTCCTCGTGATTCTCCTTGGCCCGCCGAACTCCTGCCTTCCTCCAGCCTTCTTCGACGGCAGCACGAACATAGTACTGGCCGTGATCGCATCGTCCTCCTTCAACCGCCATTTCTTCCCTGCACGTCCGGTCAGAGGGAGGGGATCGGGTTCGTCAGCGGAAAATGGGCAAAAAGCGcagcgggcggcgagggttgTTGAGTAGGGCGGttcggcggtgggcggcgtgggcgcggatggggcgcggacggcggttCAAAAGCGATGAACGACTCACCTCCCGCCTTAAACTGCGATATCTCCGGTCCGTTTCCCTCGTCGCTAATCCTGAACCTGAGGCCGTCGAggtccgccgggtccgcgtcggcgggaaTCTGGATGAGCcagagctcctcgccgcccgccgccggcgccgtcgggagcgtcgcctcgtccaccacggGTTTGATCCCGGCCGGCACGTATTCCTCGCCGGGTTCGAACAGTCCCGGGCCACTCATCGCGTTCGTCCGGGGGCGCTCGGAGTTTGTGGTGCGCGTCCCGCCTGTGCGCTCtcgccgggcggcggtggcggagctGATGACTGGGAAATTGATGCGTCGTCGATCTGCGCGTGTCCCCGATGCGTTGATTGGGGGGTCCGATCCACTATctggcgcgcgtccgccgcacCCGCTTCGTCCGAAACGATGACGGCGCGTTCCGCATCAATCCGCATGGGTGCGCGCACGTCGCTCGTCTGGTGCCTGCTGGCgatgctcgcgctcgcgggcgtcgcgcccgcgtacTCTATGCACGAGGATCAGGCGGGAGCCTACGACTGGCACAAGTccttcctcggcgaggtgacgcaggccgcgttcgccgggtCCAAGCAGAACAtgcgcgcgttcgtctccACGGAGCAgggcgccatcggcgcgatTGAGTTCAAGACCGGCAACCTCGGTGCGCGTCCAGAtcgccgcccatcgcccCGCCCGAGATCCGCGATCTCCCCGGAGATTTTGATCCGATCCCTAGGCCCCCGCTGGAAAAACCCCGCTTTCGAACCGCGACGTCGGAATTCGccccgcgatcgcccgcgctcaccgTTCCGATCCCCCCCGCACCCCCTTCATCGCAGTCTGGCGCCATgtcctcgaggacggcgacgtcgtggaccGCCTGCTCATCGCGGGCAGGCAGCTGCTCACCGTCTCCAGCGGGGGCAAGTACCTGAGGTCGTGGTCCATGCGCGACGGATCGCTGCTCTGGGAGCTGGTCACCtacaccgccgcggcaccgtccgccgacgccaaggctgagcgGGACAAAgaccgcggcgtggacgtcctTCCcctgggcgccgacgtcgacggcgacggcgacgaggacctgCTCACGCTCAgccggggcgacgtcgcgctcagatccctcgccgagggcgtcgccgcgtggtccgtggaagccgccgccgcctttgaCGAGACCGTTCGCCTGCACAGGGTGACCGCGGACCCCAGCACCGGTAAGTTCATCGCCTTCGGCGtcaccgaggacgacggcgcacccgcggcgatcgagatGGACCCCAAGACTGGCGAGGTGACCCGCAAGGCGATCGCAtccggctcgggcgccgtcggcctGAGCGGATGCCCGCGGGGAACCACCCtcgcggtcggcgccgacgggaaCGTCTTCGCCtccggcgtcaccgcggacggcgccaagacgtacgccgtggacgtcgccaagcTTCTCTCGGGtaagacgcgcggcgccgtctctttcgcgcccgtcccggaTGGGATCGGCTCCATCGTCCGAGCGAGGCCCGTGAGgggctcggacgcgtcgtcggacgcggccgccgccggctccggcgcgtgcgtcctCGTGGGCTCCACCGGctgcgccctcgcgcgcgcgtctaAGAGCGACGGTAAGCTGGAGTACGTCAGGACCTggcccctcgcgccgggtggacgcgagtgctcggcggcgacgtcgtcggcgtttTCGTCAaaggacgagggcgtcggcgtgggcgccgtcaccaccgacgtcggcgcgggcgtcgccgtcgtggagATCCTGAGCCTCGACCCCGACGGTGCGCTCGAGGCGGTCCGCGTCGGGAAGCCCGTGGAGGGATTCGCCCCGTCCGACAGGGGCGTCGCGAAGAGGGCGTGGATAAACGCCTACTCGGTCAagagggacggcgcggacgtcgtcgcgtacCGGCCCCTGGTCGtctcggcggacgcgaggctctcgctcctcggcgagggcggtaaGATGCTGTGGAGCCGCGAGGAGTCtttggcgctcgcggacgaggtgatGTTTGCGCGCCTGCCCCCGCCgaaaaccgccgccgccgccaaggctgacgatTTACGCGTGCGGCCCTCGTTCCAGGAGAGCCTCCGAACGCAGGTGCTCGCGGTCAAGGCCAGGATCAAGCGCGCCACGGCGGACGAGATGGCGGAGCTCACCGGGCTcagacgcggccgcggcgcaaAGCTCCTCCCCACGCGAGACGCCAACGGCTTCCGCAGGCagatcgtcgcgctctcccccgccggcgcgctgaCGTCGCTGcacaacggcgacggccgcgtgcTCTGGCGCaacttcctcggcggcggcgtcgacgcgcagggtgagcccgcgagcgcgtacACGTACGCCGCGGTGTACCGTTGGAGGCCCTCCTGGGACGAGTCCAGGGACGGCGAGCACGCGCTCGTCATGGGCACCGCGTCTGACGCGGACGCATCCGGGGGTACCAagacccgcgccgtcgtcgtcgacctctACACCGGGGAGATCGAgtccgacgtcgtcctcccctTCAAGGCGGCGCACGTCCTCCCGCTGCACACGGGTGCTTCACACGAACACGCGGAACACGCGCACGATGCGTCGGCGGCTCTTttggtggacgccgcgggctccgcggcgcacgtgtTCCCGGCGACCTCCGAGGCTCGagacgccgcgtacgccgaccGGGCCAGGATCTCGTACTACACCGTGGACCAGGAGAGgaacgagctccgcgggTACGGCCTGCTGCCCGCGTCGTTGGACAAAGCCACCGGCGAAGCTCCCGCGTCCTACCGCACGACGCAGACGTGGTCGCAAAGGTTCCCGCCCGAGGTTGGACAAATCGTGGGATacgccgccaagcccgccgACGAGATCGTCCACAGCTGGacccgcgtcctcggcgaccggTCCACGCTCTTCAAGTACCTCTCCCCCaacgtcgtcttcgtcgccaccgcccccAAGGATGCACCCGCGGGCCAATCCTCCGTCTCGGCGCacctcatcgacgccgccaccggtcGAGTGCTCTACAGGGTTCgacacgcggacgcgcggggaccggTGCACGCCGTCGTGTGCGAGAACTGGGTGACGTACCACTACTTCAACACCAAGGCTGGGCGGTACGCGATGAGCGTGCTCGAGATGTTCGACGACGCTGAACACaggaagggcgcggcggtgggcgagcTCATGTGGTCGTCGCTGGTTGGCGATAACGAGACGGAGACGGTGAGCTCactggcgccgccgccgctgcgcaTCATGGGCCAGAGCTACTACGTccggcccgcggcgacgatgatggCCACGACTTACAGCGCGCAAGGGGTGACGGGACACCAGGTTCTCATGggaacggcgacggaccAGGTGGTGGCGTTGGACAAGCGATGGCTCGACCCGCGGAGGCCGACCAAGCCCACGAAGGACGACAAGGAGGAAGGCCTGATCCCGTACACCGAGGTGCTGCCGGTGTTTCCCCAGTCGTGGGTCACCACCAGGCACCAGGTGGCCAAGCTCCAGGGCATCGTCacctcccccgcgtcgctgGAGTCCACGGTGCTGTTCGTGGCGCACGGCCTGGACTTTTTCTTCACCAGGCTCCATCCCAGCCGGAGCTACGACATGCTCGACGAGGAATTCTCTTACCTGCTCCTGGTGGTGACGATGGTGGCGCTGGCAGCCGGGGCGTTCGTCACGCAGGGTCTGGCGTACAAGAAGGACATGGAGAAGAGGTGGAGGTGATGGTATCAACCAGTCGTATGGAATAACATTTATCACGTGAGACGCTTTTGCGAGCCGTGTTTGCTCCCGCCCTTTGCGTACTCGTCTCTCGGCAACACGCAGTGTGTCACCTTGCACACgtgcgtcgtcctcgccagcctcttTCCAACCTTCGCGgtctcgtccccgtccccgtcccccgacgcgagcgccctgCGACCGAGAAAGTCGGCCTCCTCCCTTTCAAACTccccccgcctcgccccgcccAGGGCGCCGTTTCGAAAAAAACTCAagccggacgccgcctccaaTCTTTCCAGGGGCACGGCGAACTTCTCGAGCGGCGTGTCGGCGGGTATGGGCGCATTGGGCAggacgaacgccgccgccgcgaccgccttCGTCTCCGGCGAGGTGGCCAGTATAACCTTGAAGAAGTGCGTCGGTActccgacgagctcgggagCCTCTCCCAGTAGGTTGTAGTCCATTCGCCAACGCGTGGTGGGCCTCGAGATGTCCTCCGCGGGCACCGTGGTCAGCGCacctccgccggcgtccgccgccgtcgacgcctccagctcgcggGCCCTcttctcccccg contains:
- a CDS encoding predicted protein gives rise to the protein MVAGALTLTSCGPAAAEAGQKPPPVIDMPGGCTLEALDLFKDTRAKFSLEVGTGALPEAVLDLGGCDYSGQDLSGKILSGVIATGANFSNATLVGAEMSRAKGQDAIFTGADMRSVNAYEVNFGGSDLTNVDFDNAILTNARFGKGKGGEWAKLGGANWEGALLSSSDAQRVCENPTVDDYGKAILGCK
- a CDS encoding predicted protein, which translates into the protein MAKTVKSDAKKAAKKAAAEHQKKLEATVKAAYDVDPATALAPFLARPFSKNGIDAVAAPSTVKQLSADDKKWIWKLLEGNMRPVFGEEVWKAREGKDKKNEMVDDDARYIIVRSAPAADPENADPNGPAAPGEPLGFVHYRFVIEEDVAVMYVYELQLDAKATRKGLGRYLMMLCEALAKKASVSGVMLTVQKANEGAIKFYTGCKYVMSVISPTKVEPWAADEYDYEIYNKIWDADALKYLERSARVQWAENKKMFDQAQMFVMSNEELNKELGKELAAAKLAEASA
- a CDS encoding predicted protein; protein product: MSGPGLFEPGEEYVPAGIKPVVDEATLPTAPAAGGEELWLIQIPADADPADLDGLRFRISDEGNGPEISQFKAGGKKWRLKEDDAITASTMFVLPSKKAGGRQEFGGPRRITRRITMNRRNIGIEDAAANEEGAKTPGEKKEKKRKKDKDDKGDKKSSKKSKK
- a CDS encoding predicted protein produces the protein MGTASDADASGGTKTRAVVVDLYTGEIESDVVLPFKAAHVLPLHTGASHEHAEHAHDASAALLVDAAGSAAHVFPATSEARDAAYADRARISYYTVDQERNELRGYGLLPASLDKATGEAPASYRTTQTWSQRFPPEVGQIVGYAAKPADEIVHSWTRVLGDRSTLFKYLSPNVVFVATAPKDAPAGQSSVSAHLIDAATGRVLYRVRHADARGPVHAVVCENWVTYHYFNTKAGRYAMSVLEMFDDAEHRKGAATVSSLAPPPLRIMGQSYYVRPAATMMATTYSAQGVTGHQVLMGTATDQVVALDKRWLDPRRPTKPTKDDKEEGLIPYTEVLPVFPQSWVTTRHQVAKLQGIVTSPASLESTVLFVAHGLDFFFTRLHPSRSYDMLDEEFSYLLLVVTMVALAAGAFVTQGLAYKKDMEKRWR